A single genomic interval of Pectinophora gossypiella chromosome 22, ilPecGoss1.1, whole genome shotgun sequence harbors:
- the LOC126377139 gene encoding putative nuclease HARBI1, giving the protein MFLLLKMARMFLLKCLLEEAHTLDNLELRRQAYEIRSLSLLTRDDNYVSVYRLSKQLIDQLELELLPIIKSTKRRGKGLTTRIKILCTLAFLASGSYQKIIKENVRTYLSQTSASRCINEVVEALNNPNILKKYIRFPQNIQERQILKERFYEKFKIPAVIGCIDGTLVALKRPAEHEERFFCRKNYHARNVQLITDADLNILHVDPTYGGATHDSFIFNHCDVRNHLEALTNAGEEVVLLGDSGYAQRAYIMTPINNAPDNTPEAYYNMLHATARNSVERTIGLLKGRFRCLLVHRVLDYHPDKVAKIVIACCVLHNMCNRAGMEVVNLTEDENLEEAQVVAEAQRRQSRDIPNHDDLNVGRSRRQDLVNRLWRSRRH; this is encoded by the exons ATGTTTCTTCTGTTGAAAATGGCtcgaatgtttttattaaagtgtTTATTAGAGGAAGCTCATACTTTGGACAATCTTGAGTTGCGCCGACAAGCCTATGAAATTCGTAGTTTGTCTCTATTGACCCGAGATGATAACTATGTCAGTGTATACAGACTTTCAAAGCAATTGATCGACCAACTCGAACTTGAGTTGCTTCctataataaaaagtaccaaACGTCGAGGAAAGGGACTTACGACTCGTATTAAG ATATTGTGTACCTTGGCATTTTTGGCTAGTGGCAGCTAccaaaaaattataaaagaaaatgttcggACCTATTTGTCCCAAACATCTGCATCCCGCTGCATAAACGAAGTGGTTGAGGCACTCAATAATCCGAACATATTGAAAAAGTATATAAGGTTTCCCCAAAATATCCAAGAAAGACAGATATTAAAGGAAAG GTTTTATGAAAAGTTTAAGATTCCTGCTGTCATTGGCTGCATTGATGGCACTCTCGTGGCTTTAAAGAGACCGGCTGAGCATGAAGAGCGCTTCTTTTGTCGTAAGAATTATCATGCTAGGAATGTGCAATTG ATTACAGATGCCGATCTTAACATTTTGCATGTTGATCCAACATATGGTGGTGCAACACATGACAGTTTTATTTTCAATCACTGTGATGTAAGAAATCACTTAGAGGCTTTGACAAATGCTGGTGAAGAAGTTGTTTTGCTTG GTGATTCTGGATATGCTCAGCGGGCATACATTATGACACCTATAAATAATGCCCCGGACAATACTCCTGAAGCTTATTATAACATGCTTCATGCAACGGCTCGCAACTCTGTGGAACGGACAATTGGTTTGTTAAAAGGGCGCTTCAGGTGTTTGTTAGTACACAGAGTTCTAGATTATCATCCGGATAAAGTTGcaaaaatagtaattgcatGTTGTGTTCTGCATAACATGTGCAACCGGGCTGGAATGGAGGTAGTTAATTTGACTGAAGATGAAAACCTAGAGGAAGCTCAGGTGGTAGCCGAGGCACAGAGAAGGCAATCCCGAGACATACCAAATCATGATGATTTAAATGTTGGACGGTCGCGAAGGCAGGATCTTGTGAATAGATTGTGGCGATCGCGTCGACATTAA
- the LOC126376973 gene encoding uncharacterized protein LOC126376973 — MNVSERSSHPSSAQIEAMIDFLERNPDLAKGFSKTLNARERSRRHWEVLSERLNSMGGTIKTYKQWTKYWSDKKSAVKKKVAAQAAARRRTGGGVEDVAELSALEERIVALYGGPEFGTGDAHLGIQLFSQSDSTQLVPPASSLIQSSGHSEVSNVPQLENLQEVIQPDVVLAPETPEETHRRSKIVRRLFESSDIFPSEPSQSSLQLYHSEPRPSTPALTLSHTPTPLSISIASPSRRGATAAISSRITSTIESAGSSSSRRVQPPSPQQSHAVTTEASPSRRGATGSGTGPSRSVPSSRRAESSSRSTRAPPPSQRRTEFSSITDRFLRVEEQQIEIQRSNTRVMATMMERSIERDGIFANAVAAVGEGLNALAEAIRLNRGQINE; from the exons atgaa TGTAAGCGAGCGTTCATCTCATCCGTCCTCTGCTCAAATAGAAGCAATGATTGACTTCCTGGAGAGAAACCCAGATCTGGCAAAGGGTTTCTCAAAAACTCTAAATGCCAGAGAGCGGAGTAGACGGCACTGGGAAGTTTTGTCAGAGCGCCTCAATAGTATGGGTGGGACGATAAAAACATACAAGCAGTGGACCAAA TATTGGTCTGACAAAAAAAGtgctgttaaaaaaaaagtagcagCACAGGCTGCAGCTAGACGTAGGACTGGTGGTGGGGTGGAGGATGTAGCTGAACTATCTGCATTGGAAGAACGGATAGTAGCTTTGTATGGGGGTCCAGAGTTTGGCACTGGAGATGCTCACTTGGGAATCCAGCTATTTTCG cAATCTGACTCAACACAATTGGTTCCCCCAGCCTCCTCTTTAATACAAAGTAGTGGACATTCCGAA GTATCTAATGTGCCACAGCTAGAAAACTTACAAGAAGTAATACAACCTGATGTTGTTTTG GCACCTGAGACACCAGAGGAAACACACCGCCGAAGCAAGATTGTTAGAAGGCTATTTGAAAGCTCAGATATTTTTCCTTCTGAGCCAAGCCAGAGTAGTTTACAG TTATATCACTCTGAACCCCGTCCCAGTACACCAGCACTTACTCTGTCCCACACTCCGACCCCACTTTCAATATCCATTGCTTCGCCATCTCGCCGCGGCGCTACCGCCGCTATCAGTAGCCGTATCACGTCTACAATTGAAAGTGCTGGTTCTTcgt CATCTAGACGTGTACAACCCCCTTCGCCACAACAGTCGCATGCCGTAACGACTGAGGCTTCGCCATCTCGCCGCGGCGCTACAGGCTCTGGCACAGGCCCCAGCCGTAGTGTTCCTTCCAGTCGACGTGCTGAGTCAT CATCTCGTAGTACGCGTGCGCCACCACCTTCTCAACGACGAACGGAATTCTCGTCGATTACTGACAGATTTTTGAGAGTTGAAGAGCAGCAGATAGAAATTCAGCGGTCCAATACACGCGTTATGGCGACCATGATGGAGCGCAGCATTGAGAGAGACGGAATTTTCGCTAACGCTGTGGCGGCAGTGGGAGAAGGATTAAATGCGTTAGCAGAAGCTATTAGATTGAACCGGGgtcaaataaatgaataa